The Desmonostoc muscorum LEGE 12446 genome includes a region encoding these proteins:
- a CDS encoding ABC transporter substrate-binding protein has translation MNLRKIAIAASLISLVGGTVIGCSNGSENGTASNPDTNAAGNTATNTSAQGKPGSGDGKLRSVAFTAGDLSNPFFVLMGQEIEATAKKIGGNDVRTTVVSSAYDLNQQANQIENFTASNTDIIILNAADKSGIKPAVEKAKEAGRIVIAVDTGAEGGVDATVTTNNVQAGEVGCQYIADRLKGKGSVVILNGPQVDSVIQRVSGCEKVLAKYPDLKLLSKDQNGEGSRDGGLRVMTDLLTTFPKIDAVFAINDPSGVGAELAANQAQRKDFFIVGVDGAPEAIKAIAVKDSIYAATATQNPRGMAAKAVEVGNDILNGKKPSNPTILIPVKLITKDNVSTEKGW, from the coding sequence ATGAATTTAAGAAAAATTGCGATCGCAGCTAGTTTAATAAGTCTGGTTGGTGGTACTGTGATTGGTTGCTCAAATGGCTCTGAAAATGGTACTGCTAGTAATCCTGATACCAACGCTGCTGGTAATACAGCTACTAATACTAGCGCCCAGGGTAAGCCAGGTAGTGGTGATGGGAAATTGCGATCGGTAGCTTTCACGGCTGGCGATTTAAGTAACCCCTTCTTCGTCTTGATGGGACAGGAAATTGAAGCCACAGCCAAGAAAATCGGCGGGAATGATGTCAGGACAACCGTAGTTTCCAGTGCCTATGACCTCAACCAACAAGCCAACCAAATTGAAAACTTCACGGCGTCGAATACTGACATTATTATCCTGAATGCTGCTGATAAAAGTGGCATTAAGCCAGCAGTGGAAAAAGCTAAAGAAGCAGGCAGAATTGTGATTGCGGTAGATACAGGTGCTGAAGGCGGTGTAGATGCCACGGTTACAACTAATAATGTGCAAGCGGGAGAAGTTGGTTGTCAATATATTGCTGACCGTCTCAAAGGCAAAGGTAGTGTAGTAATTCTCAATGGGCCTCAGGTGGACTCGGTGATTCAGCGAGTCAGTGGTTGCGAGAAAGTATTGGCCAAATATCCCGATCTCAAACTCCTCTCCAAAGACCAGAACGGAGAAGGCAGTAGGGATGGCGGATTGAGAGTTATGACAGATTTGCTGACAACCTTTCCCAAAATTGATGCTGTTTTTGCGATCAACGATCCGAGTGGAGTGGGAGCAGAACTAGCAGCCAACCAAGCACAACGTAAAGACTTCTTTATTGTTGGCGTTGATGGTGCGCCAGAAGCCATTAAAGCGATCGCTGTCAAAGATAGTATATATGCAGCAACAGCGACTCAAAATCCGCGAGGCATGGCAGCAAAAGCAGTCGAAGTTGGCAACGACATTTTGAACGGTAAAAAACCCAGTAACCCCACCATTTTGATTCCAGTCAAGCTGATCACCAAAGATAACGTCAGCACGGAGAAAGGTTGGTGA
- a CDS encoding ABC transporter substrate-binding protein, giving the protein MKKVLFLASILSFVGIAVVGCNGTPNSNTATNTTTNTATNASLKNKALQTIGITLGDLGNPFYVAVQRGAEEKAKKIGDEIRVNTVSSGFDLNQQSNQIENFTAANTDLIILSAVDKKGVKPAIDQARSAGRIVIAVDSAVDADVDAMISSNNIQAGEIACKYIGDRLNGKGNVVILNGTPMDSINQRVSGCRNSLAKYPDIKIISDQNAEGTRDGGLRVMSDVLTTFPKIDAVFATNDQSGVGADLAARQARRKELFIVGVDGSPDATKAMEDKDGVFVATAAQDPAGMAQKAVEVGNDVIQGKKLSNSQILVPVKLVTRDNLGSYKGW; this is encoded by the coding sequence ATGAAGAAAGTTTTGTTTTTAGCTAGCATATTAAGTTTCGTTGGCATTGCAGTTGTGGGTTGCAACGGCACTCCAAATAGCAACACCGCTACCAATACTACTACTAATACTGCTACTAACGCTAGTTTAAAAAATAAAGCATTGCAAACAATCGGCATTACCTTGGGTGATTTAGGTAATCCCTTTTATGTAGCAGTGCAGAGGGGGGCTGAAGAAAAAGCAAAAAAAATTGGGGATGAGATCAGAGTTAATACAGTTTCCAGTGGCTTCGATTTGAACCAACAAAGCAACCAAATCGAAAATTTCACGGCGGCGAATACTGACTTAATTATCCTCAGTGCGGTTGACAAAAAAGGAGTTAAACCAGCGATCGATCAAGCGAGGAGCGCAGGTAGGATTGTGATTGCGGTAGATTCAGCCGTTGATGCAGACGTGGATGCCATGATTAGCTCTAACAATATCCAAGCTGGAGAGATTGCTTGCAAATATATTGGCGATCGCCTCAACGGCAAAGGTAATGTAGTTATTCTGAACGGTACACCGATGGACTCAATCAATCAGCGAGTCAGTGGCTGTAGGAATTCCTTAGCCAAATATCCAGATATCAAAATCATCTCAGACCAGAACGCAGAAGGGACAAGGGATGGCGGACTGAGAGTTATGAGTGACGTGCTGACAACCTTCCCCAAAATCGATGCCGTTTTTGCCACCAACGACCAAAGCGGCGTCGGCGCAGATTTAGCAGCCAGACAAGCAAGACGTAAAGAACTTTTTATTGTTGGGGTTGATGGTTCACCAGATGCAACCAAAGCAATGGAAGACAAAGACGGTGTATTTGTTGCAACTGCTGCCCAAGATCCCGCAGGCATGGCGCAAAAAGCCGTCGAGGTTGGCAACGATGTCATCCAAGGCAAAAAACTGAGTAATTCTCAGATTCTCGTTCCAGTCAAGTTGGTTACCCGTGATAACCTTGGTAGCTACAAAGGGTGGTAG
- a CDS encoding inositol oxygenase family protein codes for MSQTLNHPIKQPQNNPLHSLEEWEEDLLNRYPDPNSILKEGKTVETYRNYETTTRDTVKEFYRLNHINQTYDFVLQKKAEFLKFDKKEMTVWDAVEFLNQLVDDSDPDTDLDQLQHLLQTSEAIRADGHPDWMVLTGFFHDMGKVLCLFGEPQWASVGDTYPVGCAFSDRIVFSEFFKDNPERNNPKYNTKYGIYEPNCGLSNVHMSWGHDEYFYSMMKPYLPEPALYILRYHSFYPQHRENAYEHLMDKHDEEMFKWVKLFNPYDLYSKNPNPPDWQNLKPYYEDLVAKYLPPTLKF; via the coding sequence ATGTCTCAAACTCTAAATCATCCCATCAAACAACCTCAAAACAATCCTTTACATTCATTAGAAGAATGGGAAGAAGATTTACTCAATCGCTATCCCGATCCGAACAGCATACTTAAAGAAGGTAAAACTGTTGAAACGTACAGAAATTACGAAACGACTACTAGAGATACAGTCAAAGAATTCTACCGATTAAATCATATTAATCAAACATATGATTTTGTACTACAGAAAAAAGCAGAGTTTCTCAAGTTTGACAAAAAAGAAATGACCGTTTGGGATGCGGTAGAATTTTTGAATCAACTAGTTGATGATTCAGATCCCGATACAGACTTAGACCAATTACAACATTTGTTGCAAACATCAGAAGCTATTCGCGCTGATGGTCATCCTGATTGGATGGTACTGACAGGTTTCTTTCACGATATGGGGAAAGTACTTTGCTTATTTGGTGAACCCCAATGGGCGAGTGTAGGCGATACCTATCCTGTAGGTTGTGCATTTTCTGATAGAATTGTTTTCTCGGAATTTTTCAAAGATAATCCCGAACGCAATAACCCGAAATATAACACTAAATATGGTATATATGAGCCAAATTGTGGATTAAGTAATGTACACATGTCATGGGGACACGATGAGTATTTCTATAGTATGATGAAACCTTACTTGCCCGAACCTGCATTGTACATCCTTCGCTATCACTCATTTTATCCCCAACATCGTGAGAACGCCTACGAACATTTGATGGATAAACACGATGAAGAAATGTTTAAATGGGTCAAGTTATTCAATCCCTACGATTTGTATTCCAAAAACCCCAATCCTCCTGATTGGCAAAACCTCAAGCCATACTACGAAGACTTAGTAGCTAAATATTTACCGCCAACCTTAAAATTCTAA
- a CDS encoding DUF1815 family protein, which produces MFLRLAQQHQQVVQDLVINLQALSIVLEQRGYLTSCYTCGDQIKSASFMVSLEEKHLIRFLVSDYGITWMEIWDDRELMKLEGAEAINQLQELANIVKYPQHKIDIAKHPQQKIHFVK; this is translated from the coding sequence ATGTTTCTCAGATTAGCGCAACAACATCAGCAAGTCGTCCAAGACTTGGTAATCAATCTGCAAGCTTTGTCAATTGTACTTGAGCAGCGTGGTTATCTTACATCTTGTTATACATGTGGCGACCAAATCAAGAGTGCTTCATTTATGGTCAGCCTGGAAGAAAAGCACCTGATTCGCTTTTTAGTGTCCGATTACGGTATTACTTGGATGGAAATTTGGGATGACCGCGAATTAATGAAGTTAGAGGGTGCAGAAGCAATCAATCAATTGCAGGAGTTGGCTAATATTGTCAAGTATCCACAGCACAAAATTGACATTGCTAAACATCCACAACAAAAAATTCACTTTGTAAAGTAA
- a CDS encoding gluconokinase, producing MIIIMMGVSGAGKTTIGKLLADSLNWEFSDADAFHSLENVEKMRCGIPLTEADRTPWLQDLQAAIKNWLQENKNMVLACSALKESYRQFLVVDSERIKLVYLKGSYELIQQRLQERHNHYMSEKLLNSQFNTLEEPSDTLYIDVIETPQVIVQDIRTALGI from the coding sequence ATGATTATCATCATGATGGGCGTTTCCGGAGCGGGCAAAACCACCATAGGAAAACTGCTAGCAGACTCTTTAAACTGGGAATTTAGCGACGCCGATGCTTTTCACTCGCTGGAGAATGTTGAAAAAATGCGGTGCGGTATACCTTTGACTGAAGCCGATAGAACACCTTGGTTACAAGATTTGCAAGCAGCGATTAAAAACTGGCTGCAAGAAAATAAAAATATGGTGCTGGCGTGTTCGGCTCTCAAAGAAAGCTATCGGCAATTTCTGGTGGTGGATAGCGAACGCATCAAACTAGTTTACCTCAAAGGCTCTTATGAGTTAATTCAACAGCGCTTGCAAGAGCGTCATAATCACTACATGAGCGAAAAACTCCTCAATAGCCAGTTTAATACTCTGGAAGAACCATCAGACACTCTATATATAGATGTTATCGAGACACCCCAGGTAATTGTCCAAGACATCAGAACAGCTTTAGGAATTTAG
- a CDS encoding LacI family DNA-binding transcriptional regulator, with product MKKRKVSIEDIARRAGVSHSTVSRALRDNSLISPKVREEIKKIAREMNYVPNAIAQSLQNQRTNTVGVVVTSIADPFYAEVVEGIEQVARTAGLSVLLTASHRDFEQEIAAIDNFHRRRVDGILVTDSRINKNNTDRLSEISVPTVLINSQTEDQPETFHTVTVDDFLGGRLAVEHLIDLGHTAIGYLGVGDRSKSNQLRQEGYSKALSAAGLPQNSDWVAISDEDNIRISDVDTGKKMLPQLFAAGVTGIFCYNDMVAVGALLACQELNILIPQTLSLVGFDDVALCRYVTPSLTTVCQPMLEIGRSAMEMLLDLLEEKTVENRVFSPFLVKRGSTAAFGGGG from the coding sequence ATGAAGAAACGAAAAGTTTCAATTGAAGATATTGCCCGCAGAGCAGGCGTTTCTCATTCTACAGTTTCGCGTGCTTTGCGAGATAACTCTCTAATTAGCCCGAAGGTGCGAGAGGAAATTAAGAAAATAGCGCGGGAGATGAACTACGTACCCAATGCCATCGCTCAAAGCTTGCAAAATCAACGGACTAATACCGTTGGGGTAGTGGTGACTTCCATCGCAGATCCTTTTTACGCTGAGGTAGTAGAGGGAATTGAACAGGTAGCTAGAACAGCTGGTTTGAGTGTTTTGTTAACTGCTTCACACCGTGATTTCGAGCAGGAAATCGCAGCTATTGATAATTTTCATCGCCGCAGAGTGGACGGCATATTAGTCACTGATTCACGAATTAATAAAAACAATACTGACAGACTAAGTGAAATTTCTGTGCCAACAGTTTTGATTAATAGTCAGACAGAAGATCAACCTGAAACATTTCACACAGTGACAGTGGATGACTTTTTAGGTGGTCGATTGGCAGTAGAGCATTTGATCGATTTGGGACACACGGCTATTGGCTATTTGGGCGTGGGCGATCGCAGTAAGTCAAATCAACTGCGCCAAGAAGGATATAGCAAGGCTTTGAGCGCAGCTGGGTTACCACAAAACAGTGATTGGGTGGCAATTAGTGACGAAGACAATATCAGAATCAGCGATGTTGATACGGGAAAAAAGATGCTACCTCAACTATTTGCCGCTGGTGTAACTGGCATCTTTTGTTACAACGACATGGTGGCAGTTGGCGCTCTCTTAGCCTGCCAAGAACTAAATATTTTGATACCGCAAACTTTAAGTTTGGTAGGATTTGACGATGTTGCTCTTTGTCGTTACGTAACGCCGTCACTGACGACAGTTTGCCAACCAATGTTGGAAATTGGTCGCTCGGCGATGGAAATGTTACTCGATTTACTAGAGGAAAAAACCGTAGAAAACCGCGTTTTCTCTCCTTTTCTAGTAAAGCGGGGTAGTACTGCGGCATTTGGGGGAGGGGGATGA
- the uxaC gene encoding glucuronate isomerase: protein MTKIMLAKKWSLSGDRCFAPEPIQRQLARQFFDSISTLPLVCPHGHVDPALLANPAARFGSPTELLIIPDHYIFRMLYSRGVPLSALGIPTRDGSAVETDHRKIWQLFADHFYLFQGTPSGLWLKDELTNVFGVDEPLNSRNAAHIYDYLEKLLLLPEFSPRALFKKFNIQVLCTTDAASDALEYHQSLHQEGFTQIKPTFRPDAVVNLDTPGWRENLSKLEITVGREISTYATFVQTLEERRAFFKKMGATATDHSAATPYTERLTHQEAEAIFARALANKLNPGDAERFTGHMFTEMARMSVEDGLVMQMHCGIMRNHNSSVFEQFGSDKGADIPLKIEWTENLHPLLTAYGNHQNFHLILFGLDESTYSRELAPLAGHYPAVLLGPPWWFHDSINGMERYFNQVMETAGLYNTAGFNDDTRAFVSIPARHTVWRRVACNWLAGLVTRGLIEEEEGYEMAHALAYDLAKVAYKLDVS, encoded by the coding sequence ATGACAAAAATTATGTTAGCGAAAAAATGGAGTTTATCTGGCGATCGCTGTTTCGCTCCAGAACCAATTCAAAGACAACTAGCTCGTCAATTTTTTGACAGCATATCTACTCTACCCCTGGTCTGTCCCCACGGACACGTAGACCCAGCCTTATTAGCTAATCCAGCAGCCCGTTTTGGTTCGCCAACGGAATTATTGATTATTCCTGACCATTACATTTTCCGTATGCTTTATAGTCGGGGCGTACCTTTGTCAGCTCTCGGCATACCTACCCGTGATGGTTCAGCAGTAGAAACCGACCACCGCAAGATTTGGCAGCTTTTCGCCGACCATTTTTACTTATTCCAAGGTACTCCCTCTGGGTTGTGGCTGAAAGACGAACTCACTAACGTCTTTGGGGTGGATGAGCCTTTAAACTCTCGCAACGCCGCACATATCTATGATTACCTGGAAAAACTGTTATTGTTACCTGAATTCTCACCTCGTGCTTTATTCAAAAAGTTTAATATTCAAGTGCTTTGTACTACCGATGCGGCTAGCGATGCTCTTGAGTACCATCAATCATTACACCAAGAAGGTTTTACTCAGATCAAACCTACTTTTCGACCAGATGCAGTAGTCAACCTGGATACTCCTGGTTGGCGGGAAAATCTCAGCAAGCTGGAAATCACTGTTGGGCGAGAAATTAGTACTTACGCTACTTTCGTGCAAACTCTAGAAGAACGTCGAGCCTTCTTTAAAAAAATGGGCGCCACAGCTACCGACCATAGTGCAGCAACACCTTATACCGAACGCCTTACCCACCAGGAAGCAGAAGCCATCTTTGCTAGAGCATTAGCTAATAAGCTAAATCCCGGTGATGCAGAGCGTTTTACTGGGCATATGTTCACGGAAATGGCTCGAATGAGTGTAGAAGATGGTCTGGTGATGCAAATGCATTGCGGTATTATGCGTAATCATAATTCGTCTGTCTTTGAGCAGTTTGGGTCAGATAAAGGTGCTGATATTCCCTTGAAGATAGAGTGGACGGAAAATTTGCATCCGTTGTTGACAGCCTACGGTAATCACCAAAACTTTCACTTAATCCTGTTTGGATTAGATGAAAGCACTTATAGCCGCGAACTAGCTCCCTTAGCCGGTCATTATCCCGCAGTACTGCTGGGGCCGCCCTGGTGGTTTCACGACAGCATCAATGGCATGGAACGATACTTCAATCAGGTGATGGAAACCGCTGGACTTTATAATACCGCCGGCTTTAATGATGATACACGGGCTTTTGTTTCCATTCCTGCCCGCCACACTGTTTGGCGACGTGTAGCTTGTAACTGGTTAGCGGGATTGGTAACACGCGGGTTAATTGAGGAAGAAGAAGGCTATGAAATGGCTCATGCTTTAGCTTACGACCTCGCCAAGGTTGCTTACAAATTAGACGTTTCTTGA
- a CDS encoding SDR family oxidoreductase codes for MPNLLNKSDLILHQLFSLKDQVAVVTGGSGVLGGAMARGLALAGARIVVLGRNEARADAVVADITANGGESMVVLADVGDRSQLEIARHAILKHWGKIDILVNAAGGNIPAATITADATFFDMPHVAFEQVVSLNLVGTLLPSQVFGQAMVERNQPQGCIVNISSMSAIRAISRVVGYSAAKAAIDNFTRWLAVELAQKYGDGLRVNAIAPGFFIGEQNRDLLLNPDGSLSDRGQKIIAHTPAGRFGEPQELLSTLIWLCSSGSSFVNGVVVPVDGGFSIYSGV; via the coding sequence ATGCCAAACTTATTGAATAAATCAGATTTGATTTTGCATCAACTTTTTAGCCTCAAAGACCAAGTAGCAGTAGTCACCGGTGGTTCTGGTGTGCTTGGTGGGGCGATGGCGCGGGGTTTAGCCCTTGCGGGAGCGCGAATAGTGGTTCTCGGCCGCAATGAAGCACGGGCGGATGCAGTTGTAGCTGATATTACCGCTAATGGTGGGGAAAGTATGGTGGTGCTGGCAGATGTTGGCGATCGCTCCCAATTAGAAATAGCCAGACACGCTATTTTAAAGCATTGGGGTAAGATAGACATCCTGGTAAACGCCGCTGGTGGTAATATTCCAGCTGCCACAATTACAGCTGACGCTACTTTTTTTGATATGCCGCACGTAGCATTTGAGCAAGTAGTTAGTCTCAATTTGGTGGGTACTTTACTACCCAGCCAGGTTTTTGGTCAAGCGATGGTGGAAAGAAATCAACCCCAAGGTTGCATTGTGAATATTTCTTCCATGTCTGCTATCCGGGCGATTAGTCGGGTGGTTGGTTACTCAGCGGCGAAAGCAGCCATAGATAACTTTACTCGTTGGCTAGCAGTGGAACTCGCTCAAAAATATGGGGACGGGTTGCGAGTAAATGCGATCGCCCCAGGTTTTTTTATTGGCGAACAAAATCGAGATTTACTTTTAAATCCAGATGGTAGTTTAAGCGATCGTGGACAAAAAATCATTGCTCATACCCCAGCTGGGCGTTTTGGAGAACCCCAGGAATTACTTAGTACCTTGATTTGGTTATGCAGTTCTGGTTCTAGTTTCGTCAACGGGGTAGTTGTACCAGTAGACGGTGGATTTAGCATCTACAGCGGAGTTTAG
- a CDS encoding lactate racemase domain-containing protein produces the protein MYSLAVTKNGTLADEEVCQLVHQALADSRFDGQRILVLIPDGTRTAPIPQMFRLLHQELNHRVAALDFLIALGTHNPMSEEQINRLVGVTPEERETTFKGVHIFNHLWHLPETFISCGVISAAEIAEISNGMLHQEVDVRVNKLVTEYDLIIICGPVFPHEVVGFSGGNKYFFPGISGQEVINLSHWLGALITCYEIIGTPGITPVRRLINRAANMISTPKLCLAMVVAPKTNQLAGLYIDKPELAWEAAAKLSAKLHIKYVDKPFKQVLSVMPEMYDDIWTAAKGMYKLEPVVADGGEVIIYAPHITEFSYTHGEILAEIGYHVRDYFLKQWDKFQGYPAGVLAHSTHLKGMGTFDSIEGEKARIRVILATGISPERCAAHNLNYRDPATIQLTEWSYREHEGILLVPKAGEILYRINK, from the coding sequence ATGTATTCATTAGCCGTAACTAAAAATGGCACCCTTGCAGATGAGGAAGTTTGCCAACTCGTTCATCAAGCTTTAGCAGATTCTAGATTTGATGGACAGCGCATCTTAGTATTAATTCCAGATGGAACCCGCACTGCTCCCATCCCGCAAATGTTTCGATTGCTGCATCAGGAGTTAAATCACAGAGTTGCTGCATTGGATTTTTTAATTGCTCTGGGTACACATAATCCCATGAGTGAGGAACAAATCAATCGTTTAGTTGGGGTAACACCAGAGGAGCGAGAGACAACTTTTAAAGGAGTTCACATCTTTAATCACCTTTGGCATCTACCAGAGACTTTTATTTCTTGTGGAGTAATTTCGGCTGCCGAGATAGCAGAAATTAGTAATGGAATGCTGCATCAGGAAGTTGACGTGCGTGTTAATAAGCTAGTAACAGAATATGATTTAATAATTATTTGCGGTCCAGTCTTTCCCCACGAAGTTGTCGGATTTTCGGGCGGAAATAAATATTTTTTTCCAGGCATTAGTGGTCAGGAAGTAATTAATTTATCACATTGGTTGGGTGCTTTAATTACTTGTTATGAAATTATTGGTACACCAGGAATCACGCCAGTCCGACGCTTGATAAATCGAGCTGCTAATATGATTTCTACCCCAAAACTGTGCTTAGCAATGGTGGTTGCACCAAAAACAAATCAGTTAGCTGGACTTTATATAGATAAACCTGAGTTAGCCTGGGAAGCTGCTGCAAAATTGTCAGCCAAGCTGCATATTAAATATGTAGATAAGCCTTTTAAACAAGTGCTTTCAGTCATGCCCGAAATGTACGATGACATTTGGACGGCTGCTAAAGGAATGTACAAACTAGAGCCAGTAGTCGCCGATGGTGGAGAAGTAATTATCTATGCACCTCATATTACCGAATTTAGCTACACACACGGCGAAATATTAGCTGAAATTGGTTACCATGTGCGGGATTACTTTCTTAAACAATGGGATAAATTCCAAGGATATCCTGCGGGAGTTCTAGCCCATAGTACTCACTTGAAAGGTATGGGCACTTTTGATTCTATAGAAGGAGAAAAAGCTCGAATTCGTGTGATTCTAGCTACTGGGATTTCTCCGGAACGTTGTGCTGCTCATAACTTGAACTATCGCGATCCAGCGACGATTCAACTAACAGAATGGTCTTATCGAGAACATGAAGGTATTTTGCTTGTACCCAAGGCTGGCGAGATACTTTACCGTATCAACAAGTAA
- a CDS encoding DUF6174 domain-containing protein, with translation MRLSIIISVGLLLFPGLNLPVMSQPPIEIAQSAASHNLNNRRLYFNRRLWEKQNISNYRYTFSNGCFCIPDARGPVIIEVRNGKKPLITSVATGQPVENPEFFDKYNTIPKLFNVIQDAINRQASSLDVNYNPKLGYPTQINVDYNAQIADEEIYLTIENFEEIK, from the coding sequence ATGCGCTTGTCTATCATTATCAGTGTCGGCTTGTTGCTATTTCCAGGTCTCAATCTACCAGTAATGTCTCAACCTCCCATAGAGATAGCACAATCGGCAGCGAGTCATAACTTGAATAACAGACGGTTATATTTTAATCGCCGTTTGTGGGAAAAGCAAAATATTTCCAACTATCGTTATACATTTAGTAACGGTTGCTTTTGTATCCCAGATGCTAGAGGCCCAGTAATCATTGAAGTACGTAATGGGAAAAAACCGTTAATCACTTCTGTAGCTACAGGCCAACCAGTTGAAAATCCAGAATTCTTTGACAAATACAACACAATTCCTAAGCTTTTTAATGTGATTCAGGATGCTATCAATCGTCAAGCTTCCAGCCTGGATGTAAACTACAATCCTAAACTCGGCTATCCAACCCAAATTAATGTCGATTACAACGCTCAAATAGCTGATGAAGAAATATATCTGACCATTGAGAATTTTGAAGAAATTAAATAA
- a CDS encoding IS630 family transposase, whose protein sequence is MIIERLEKHLAPGKCIHYLCQDETRVGLKTLTGKVITAPGVKPTVAVKWERENFWIYGAIEPLTGQHFQQEYPQLNGDYFQQFLDWLSQQLGSDYAILQIDQAPAHISSAINWPENIIPLLQPPHAPELNPIERLWQFLKKSLKNELFSDLQDLRTRLQQLFEQLTSEQVISISSYNFILEALFYAASY, encoded by the coding sequence ATCATTATCGAGAGGCTAGAAAAACATCTAGCACCAGGAAAGTGTATTCATTATCTGTGTCAGGATGAAACCAGGGTGGGATTAAAAACTTTAACGGGAAAAGTAATTACGGCCCCTGGAGTCAAACCAACTGTAGCGGTGAAATGGGAAAGAGAAAATTTTTGGATTTATGGTGCAATTGAACCATTAACAGGACAACATTTTCAGCAAGAATACCCGCAGCTCAATGGTGACTATTTTCAACAGTTTTTAGACTGGTTATCGCAACAATTAGGTTCAGATTATGCAATTTTACAAATAGACCAAGCTCCTGCTCATATCAGTAGTGCGATTAATTGGCCTGAAAATATTATTCCCCTGCTGCAACCACCTCATGCTCCTGAGCTTAATCCCATTGAAAGGCTGTGGCAGTTTCTCAAAAAATCTCTCAAGAATGAACTGTTTTCTGACTTGCAAGACTTACGCACTCGCCTACAACAATTGTTCGAGCAATTAACATCTGAACAGGTGATTTCCATCTCTTCTTATAACTTTATTTTAGAAGCTCTTTTCTATGCAGCTTCATATTAA
- a CDS encoding helix-turn-helix domain-containing protein: MSRPFKIEIAESEAELKKRLQTANVGNQKEKLMMLWWIKNGQVHEQQEIGKRLALDTSTVTRWLQRYRVGGLDELLEIKKAPGAKRKIDEVAIAALTEELKTGKGFSSYGAIVEWLKKEQGLEVEYATVYALVRYKLGAKLKVPRPQSHKQDEKLVSEFKKNSVSLSRG, encoded by the coding sequence ATGAGCCGCCCTTTTAAGATTGAAATTGCAGAAAGCGAAGCAGAACTAAAGAAACGTCTACAAACAGCCAACGTAGGAAACCAGAAAGAAAAACTGATGATGCTGTGGTGGATAAAAAACGGGCAGGTTCATGAACAGCAAGAAATTGGAAAACGCTTGGCTCTAGATACATCAACTGTCACAAGGTGGTTACAAAGATATAGAGTCGGTGGACTAGATGAATTATTAGAAATTAAAAAAGCTCCGGGAGCAAAACGAAAAATTGATGAGGTAGCGATCGCGGCACTAACAGAGGAGTTAAAAACAGGAAAAGGCTTTAGTAGCTATGGTGCAATAGTGGAGTGGTTAAAAAAAGAACAGGGGCTGGAAGTAGAGTATGCAACAGTATATGCGTTAGTGAGATATAAATTAGGAGCAAAACTCAAAGTACCACGTCCGCAAAGCCATAAGCAGGATGAGAAGTTAGTATCTGAGTTTAAAAAAAACTCGGTATCATTATCGAGAGGCTAG
- a CDS encoding DUF4278 domain-containing protein has translation MASYFLIIPCACLIASYFALKKINSEISHLVAVFAVISLILGLIFAPWQMLLLLLIPVIISTTSEYSTSKGVSEKIEFPQQPVCESEADCNLIYRGVSYRADPNGKLDQVTTPGVTYKLSFRGSTYFICANSNIESTGVTTPGVTHKLSFRGSTYCVNKTAHKEIES, from the coding sequence ATGGCTTCGTACTTTTTGATAATACCGTGTGCTTGTTTAATCGCCAGCTATTTTGCTTTAAAAAAAATTAATAGTGAAATTTCACATTTGGTGGCTGTATTTGCAGTCATCAGCTTAATTTTGGGTTTAATTTTCGCTCCTTGGCAGATGTTACTTTTACTATTAATTCCTGTGATTATTAGCACAACCTCTGAATACTCCACAAGTAAGGGCGTCAGCGAAAAAATAGAATTTCCCCAACAGCCAGTTTGCGAATCGGAAGCAGATTGTAACTTGATTTACCGTGGGGTTTCCTATCGTGCTGACCCCAATGGCAAATTAGATCAAGTCACTACACCAGGAGTAACATATAAATTGAGCTTTAGGGGAAGCACTTATTTTATTTGTGCTAATTCAAATATAGAATCCACTGGAGTGACTACACCAGGAGTAACCCATAAATTGAGCTTTAGGGGAAGCACTTATTGTGTAAATAAAACTGCACACAAAGAAATTGAATCGTAA